From a single Vitis vinifera cultivar Pinot Noir 40024 chromosome 18, ASM3070453v1 genomic region:
- the LOC100263697 gene encoding probable L-type lectin-domain containing receptor kinase S.5 — protein sequence MLGISHFACFSPVVVESLLLALLLVGSFSPVECFHFNYPLFNESTENDFHLMRSEIAVNAIQVTHDVSGSPITNLSGQALYKRPFKLWSESKGTASFNTTFVFRITPRTDPGGEGLAFILTGHATRPENSEGKWLGIVNASTNGSAQNQIVAVEFDTRKSYMEDLSNNHIGVNVNSVYSIKQANLSINLSSGTDITVKVQYDGKILSAFVGTQMKAPAIALPINLPEHLPQKVFVGFSASTGNHTQLNCVSSWEFSGLSVDEDPDLLWVWIMVPVTVLVSGVAFYFSWKCKCAKQEEEEDDPWVEQQIQGSSTAPRKFRLKELKTATENFNSKNELGKGGFGRVYKGFLKNKEVAVKRFSRNSHQSKQDFIAEVTTISNLHHKNLVKLVGWCYEKRELLLIYEFMPNTSLDKLIFYKKSDEENPITLNWETRYGIICGVAQALDYLHNGCEKRVLHRDIKASNIMLDSDFNARLGDFGLARIIQQSDYTHHSTKEIAGTPGYMAPESFHTGRAAVETDVYAFGVLVLEVVCGRKPGDQSVNNKYNNGIVDWVWEYYRRQRILDVVDLRLNGVFRKEQTEYALMLALSCCHPNPYQRPSMRISLRVLTGEVDPPVIPIEKPPFVWPATPPVSFREDLEYPPTGGLLSPPSELIGR from the coding sequence ATGTTAGgtataagtcattttgcatgcTTTTCCCCAGTGGTTGTTGAGTCTCTACTTCTAGCACTTCTCTTGGTTGGTTCTTTTAGTCCAGTTGAATGTTTCCATTTCAATTATCCATTGTTCAATGAGTCTACTGAGAATGATTTCCACTTAATGCGTTCAGAGATAGCTGTGAATGCCATCCAAGTTACACATGATGTTTCTGGAAGTCCTATTACAAATTTGTCTGGCCAGGCCCTGTATAAAAGGCCATTCAAGCTGTGGAGTGAAAGCAAAGGCACAGCATCCTTCAATACGACCTTTGTGTTCAGAATCACTCCGAGGACAGATCCAGGTGGTGAAGGCTTGGCCTTTATCTTAACTGGGCATGCCACTCGTCCAGAGAACAGTGAAGGGAAATGGCTTGGGATTGTGAATGCAAGCACAAATGGATCAGCTCAAAACCAGATAGTGGCAGTAGAATTTGACACCAGGAAAAGCTACATGGAGGACTTGAGCAACAACCACATTGGCGTGAACGTGAACAGCGTCTACTCAATCAAACAAGCGAATCTAAGCATCAATCTTTCAAGTGGCACCGATATAACAGTGAAGGTTCAATATGATGGGAAAATTTTGAGTGCCTTTGTTGGAACGCAGATGAAGGCTCCAGCAATCGCTCTTCCTATTAACCTCCCAGAACATCTGCCACAGAAAGTTTTTGTGGGATTCTCGGCTTCAACGGGGAATCACACTCAACTGAACTGTGTAAGCTCATGGGAATTCAGTGGTTTGAGTGTAGATGAAGATCCTGACTTGTTATGGGTCTGGATCATGGTTCCAGTAACAGTTTTGGTTAGTGGGGTTGCCTTCTATTTCTCTTGGAAATGCAAATGTGCAAAGCAGGAGGAAGAGGAGGATGATCCGTGGGTAGAACAACAGATTCAAGGCTCATCCACAGCTCCAAGGAAATTTCGACTGAAAGAACTTAAAACTGCTACAGAAAATTTCAACTCCAAGAATGAGCTTGGCAAAGGTGGATTTGGGAGAGTCTACAAAGGAttcttgaagaataaggaggtAGCTGTGAAAAGATTTTCAAGGAATTCCCATCAAAGCAAGCAAGATTTTATAGCAGAAGTCACAACAATCAGCAATCTACATCACAAAAATCTTGTCAAATTAGTTGGATGGTGCTATGAAAAAAGGGAACTCCTTCTAATATATGAGTTCATGCCAAATACGAGCCTAGACAAGCtcatattctataaaaaatccGACGAGGAGAATCCAATCACACTGAATTGGGAAACAAGATATGGAATCATTTGCGGGGTGGCTCAGGCATTGGACTATCTTCACAATGGATGCGAGAAGAGGGTGCTTCACCGAGACATAAAAGCGAGCAATATAATGTTGGATTCAGATTTCAATGCCCGGTTGGGAGATTTTGGACTGGCTAGAATTATTCAACAGAGTGATTACACTCACCACTCAACAAAAGAGATTGCAGGGACACCTGGGTATATGGCTCCAGAAAGTTTTCATACTGGTAGGGCTGCCGTTGAAACCGATGTATATGCCTTCGGTGTTCTTGTACTGGAAGTTGTCTGTGGAAGAAAGCCTGGAGATCAAAGCGTGAACAACAAATACAACAACGGGATAGTGGATTGGGTATGGGAATACTATAGGAGACAAAGGATTCTGGATGTCGTAGATTTGCGACTGAATGGGGTTTTCCGCAAGGAGCAGACTGAATATGCACTGATGTTGGCATTGTCCTGTTGTCATCCCAACCCATACCAGAGGCCATCCATGAGAATTTCTTTAAGGGTTCTTACAGGAGAGGTGGACCCACCAGTTATCCCCATTGAAAAACCTCCTTTTGTGTGGCCGGCCACACCTCCGGTCTCTTTCAGGGAGGATTTGGAATATCCTCCCACAGGAGGCCTGCTCTCTCCACCTTCAGAACTCATTGGGAGATAA